The genomic interval GCGACCGACAGCCCAGACGAGGACACTCATCATGATTGAGATCAACAACGAGTCCGCGATCGAGATCGATGAGACCGTGCTGCAGCGGCTCACCGACTTCAACCTCGCGCAGCTGAACGTCAGCCCCGACGCCGAAGTGGCCATCGTGCTCGTGGATGAGGGCGCCATGGAATCGCTGCACGTGCAGTGGATGGACGAGCCTGGTCCCACCGACGTGCTCAGCTTCCCGATGGACGAGCTGCGCCCCGGCACACCAGACCACCCGACCGAGGCCGGGCTGCTCGGCGACATCGTGCTGTGCCCGCAGGTCGCCGAGGCCCAGGCGCAGACCGCAGGTCACACGCTGATGGACGAGCTGATCCTGCTCACCACGCACGGGCTGCTGCACCTGCTGGGCTTCGACCACGCCGAACCCGACGAGGAGCGTGAGATGTTCGGGCTGCAGAAGTCGCTGATCGAGGGATTCGCGCAGGTCGAACGCCGACGATGACCCCGGCGATACTTCTCGCGGCGGCCGTGCTGCTGGTCGCCTTCGGCGGCTTGATGGCGGCCGTCGACGCCGCCTTCTCGGTCAGCTCCACCTCGGATCTCGAGGCGATGGCATCCGAGGGTCGCAACGCGGCCGCACTGCAGCGCATCGCCGAGGACCCCGCCCCGCATGTGAACGCCGTCGCGTTCATGCGCGTGCTGGCCGAGACGACAGCCGCGGTGCTGGTCACGGTCGCCCTGGACTCACTGCTCCCCAGCATCTGGTGGGCCATGCTCGCCGCTGCCGTGCTGATGACCGGCATCACGTTCGTGCTGGTCGGCGCCAGCCCGCGGTCGTTCGGTCGCCTGCACGCCGCGCGGATGCTGCGCAGCTGGGCACCGGTCGTGCGCGGCATGCGCATTCTGCTCGGCCCGCTCGCGCAGGCGCTGGTGAACGCCGGACAGCGTGTGACTCCTGGGGCCGGGCGCAGCTCGTTCGCCTCGGAGGAGCAGCTGCTCAGCATGGTCGACGAAGCCGCCTCGAACGCGCTGATCGAGGCCGATGACCGCGACCTGATCCACTCGGTGTTCGACTTCACCGATCAGTTCGTCCGTGCCGTGATGGTGCCGCGCACCGAGATGATGACGGTGGATGCTGCCGCGACGACGACCGAGGCGATGGACCTGTTCCTTCGGACGGGCGTATCGCGCATGCCCGTCGTCGACGGCGACGCCGACGACGTGGTGGGCGTGCTGTATCTGAAGGATCTCGTGCAGTTCGCGTATCGCGATGAGAGCGCCTGGCGCGGCAGGCCGGTGCGCCCGATCGCACGGCCGCCGGTGTTCGTGCCCGAGTCGATGCGCGCCGAGTCGCTGCTGCAGCAGATGAAGCGCGACGCCGTGCACGTGTGCATGGTGATCGATGAGCACGGCGGGATCTCGGGCCTGGTCACACTGGAAGACCTGATCGAAGAGCTCGTCGGCGAGATCGCTGACGAGTACGACAGAGGTCCCGCGGAGTTCGTGGACCTCGGCGACGGACGGTACAAGGTGAACGCGCGCCTTCCGGTCGAGGATGTCGGCGATCTGTTCGGGCTGGAGCTCGACGATGAGGATGTCGACTCGATCGGGGGACTGCTGGGCAAGGCGCTCGGGCAGATCCCGCAGCCGGGGGCGACGGCGACGGTGGAGGGTCTCGTGCTCACCGGCGGCGCGTCGCGCGGTCGCGGTCGCGGCATCGCGACGGTGTTCGTGGAGCGTGCACCCTTCACAATGGAGATCGACGATCGCGACGGAGGACAACGGGATGACTGAAGACAACGAGAAGACGCGCAGCGGCTTCGTGACGTTCGTGGGCCGACCGAACGTCGGCAAGTCCACACTCACGAACGCGCTGGTGGGCGAGAAGATCGCGATCACCAGCGAGAAGCCGCAGACCACGCGGCGGGCGATCCGGGGCATCCTCAATCGCCCCGACGGGCAGCTGGTGATCGTCGACACCCCTGGCATCCACAAGCCGCGCACCCTCCTCGGCGAGCGGCTCAACCATCTCGTCGAGCAGGTGCTCGGTGACGTCGACGTGATCGGCTTCTGCGTGCCGGCGACCGAGAAGGTCGGCCCTGGCGACCGCCGTATCGCGGCGTCGCTGGACGGCTATGGGCGCGCGAAGAAGGTCGCGATCGTCACCAAGACGGACGCCGCTGACAAGGACTCCATCATGGAGCGACTCATGGAGGTGGACTCGCTGCGCGAGGATTGGGCGGCTGTCATCCCGCTCTCTGCGCTGACTCGTGATCAGCTCGACGTGCTGGCCGACCAGATGCTGCAGCTGATGCCGATCGGCCCTCGGCTGTACGAGGATGGCGTGGTCACCGACGAGTCCGATGAGGACCGCATCGCCGAGATGATCCGCGAGGCGGCGCTTGAGGGCGTGCGCGACGAGCTGCCGCACTCCATCGCCGTGGTGATCGACGACGTCGCCCCTCGCGAGGACAGCGATCTGACGGATGTCTATGCGTCGATCGTCGTCGAGCGAGACAGCCAGAAGGCGATCATCATCGGGCACAAGGGCTCGCGCCTGCGTGATGTCGGAGCCCGTGCGCGCGCAGGCATCGAAGAGCTGCTCGGCACGCGGGTGTTCCTCAAGCTGCACGTCAAGGTCGCCAAGGAATGGCAGCGCGACCCGAAGCAGCTCGGCCGTCTCGGGTTCTGACTCGGGAGTCTGAAATGGCCTCGCGCTGGGGGCGACACAGTGAGGATCGCCGGATGACTGGCAGTTCGAGGCGTACGACGCGCCGAGTCCTGGTCCGGGTGAGGTCACCATTCAGGTGCGCGCCGGCCGAGATGCTGCACGTCGTCAGCGCCGAGCCGGGCGAAACGCTGCTGCTGCACGGCGCCTCCGGTGCCGTCGGCGTGAGCGTTCTGCAGCAGGCCGCGCTGCGCGGCATCCGCGTCATCGGCACCGCCAGCCGGGCGCGCTTCGAGGTGGTGCGCAGTTTCGGCGGCATCCCGGTCGAGTACGGCGAGGGGTTGGATGCCAGGGTCGCCGCGGTACTGGCATCCGAGGACGTCTCGGGGATCGATGCCCGACAGTGCGCGGTTCCGCGACGAGGTCCGTCCGCGCCTCGTCGACCTCGCGGAGAATGGGCGACTTGTCGTGCCGATGGCGGGGGAGTACCCGCTGGATCAGGCGCCGGAGGCCCTCCGGGTTCTCGCGCACGGGCATCCCGGCGGGAAGATCGGGCTCATCCCGTGACGCCGCGGACCTCGCTGTGGTGAGCAATGTGCTCAGTCGGGTGTTACGATCGACCCATGCCTCTGGGCGGTCTGCTTCTTCTTAGCTGCCGCGGCGAGTCCTGATCTGACAGGCCCTCTCGTCGCGGCGTTCGTGTTGGCCTGACACACAACTCTTGACGAAGAAGAAGCCACATCATGAAGAACACCCAGAAGCCCTCCTCGATGCCGGTGCACAAGTACCGTCCGTTCCACGAGCAGATCGTCTTCGATCTGCCCGATCGCACCTGGCCGTCCAAGCGCATCACCGAGGCGCCGCGCTGGTGCGCTGTCGACCTGCGTGACGGCAACCAGGCCCTGATCGATCCGATGTCCCCCGAGCGCAAGCGCGTGATGTTCGAGCTGCTCGTGGGCATGGGCTACAAGGAGATCGAGGTCGGGTTCCCCTCGGCGAGCCAGACCGATTTCGATTTCGTCCGTCAGCTGATCGAAGAGGACCTGATCCCGGACGACGTGACGATCCAGGTGCTGACGCAGGCGCGCGAGCACCTGATCGCCCGCACCTACGAGTCGATCGTCGGTGCCAAGCAGGCCATCGTGCACTTCTACAACTCCACCAGCGTGCTGCAGCGCGAGGTCGTCTTCCGCTCCGACCGTGAGGGCGTCAAGCAGATCGCACTCGAGGGTGCGCGGCTGTGCAAACAGTACGAGAAGACGGTGCCAGACACCGATGTCTACTACGAGTACTCGCCCGAGAGCTACACCGGCACCGAACTGGAGTACGCCGTCGAGGTGTGCAACGAGGTGCTCGAGATCCTGCAGCCCACGCCCGACCGCAAGGTGATCATCAACCTGCCTGCCACGGTCGAGATGGCGACCCCCAACGTGTACGCCGACTCGATCGAGTGGATGCACCGTCGCCTGGCGCACCGCGAGAACGTCATTCTGTCGCTGCACCCGCACAACGACCGCGGCACTGCTGTGGCCGCTGCGGAGCTGGGCTACCTGGCCGGCGCCGACCGCATCGAGGGATGCCTGTTCGGCAACGGCGAGCGCACCGGCAACGTCGACCTGGTGGCGCTGGGCATCAACATGTTCACGCAGGGCATCGACCCGCAGATCGACTTCAGCGACGTCGACCAGGTCAAGCGCACCGTCGAGTACTGCAACCAGCTGCCGGTGCCAGAGCGCAGCCCGTGGGCAGGCGACCTGGTCTTCACCGCATTCAGCGGCTCGCACCAGGACGCCATCAAGAAGGGCTTCGAGGCGATGGCCGCCGAAGCCGAGGCCAAGGGCGTCACGGTCGATGAGATCGAATGGGCCGTGCCCTACCTGCCGGTCGACCCGAAGGACCTGGGGCGCTCGTACGAGGCGGTCATCCGCGTGAACTCGCAGTCCGGCAAGGGCGGGGTCGCATACCTGCTGAAGGCCGACCACTCGCTGGATCTGCCGCGCAAGCTGCAGATCGAGTTCTCCGGCGTCGTGCAGGCGAAGACCGACGCCGAGGGTGGCGAGGTCACCAGCGAGCAGATCTGGTCGATCTTCAATGACGAGTACCTGCCGGCTGATGACCACGCCGACAAGTGGGGACGCTTCGAGCTGCTGGGCACGCAGACCCGCAGCGACATGTCGGGCGAGGTCTCGCTCGACGTGGTCATCCGCGATGGCGATGAATCGGTCGCCACGGCCGGCACCGGCAACGGGCCGATCGCGGCGTTCATCGAGATCCTGCGCGAACGCGGCTTCGACATCTCGCTCTACGACTACGTCGAGCACACAATGTCCAGCGGCGGCGATGCGCAGGCTGCGGCCTATGTCGAGCTGCAGGTCGACGACCAGCGCCTGTGGGGCGTTGGCATCGACGGTGACATCTCGACCGCATCGCTCAAGGCGATCGTCTCGTGTGTGAACCGCTCGATCCGCACCCGCGAGGCCGCCGGCGAGCTCGCCGCGGTCTGATCACGACCGCCTCCCGCTCCCCGATGGGTTTCTGTCGCCTGATCGCTCGATAGGCGACAGAAACCCATACGGGAGCGATGTGCTTCGGCTCAGGGCTGCTTGATGATCGGGATCATGCCGGTCTCAGCGGCGACCTTGCGGCGGTACAGGCGGCGCTGCTCCGGCAGCGACACGTCGAGCACTACCGAGAGCACCCGGATCACGGCCGTCACGACGATGCCGATCACCGCGGCGAGAGTGATGTTCATGCCGAAGGCGTGCACGACCACGATGAACGTGCAGCCGACCCCCGCCGCGACGGCGTACAGCGAGCCCACGTGCATGATCGCCACCGGCAGTCCCATCAGCATGTCGCGCAGCACGCCGCCGCCGACGGCCGCGCAGACGCCGATGAAGACGGCAGGGACGATCGGGACGCCGAAGGCGATGGCCTTGCTCACGCCGAACGCCCCGAACATGCCGATCACGATGGCGTCGAGCACGACGATGAAGGTGTTGATCCGGTTGAACACCCCGGCGAGCAGCATCCCGAACAGCGCGGCACCGGCGGCGGTCACCAGATACCAGTTGTTCTGCAGCGTCGCCGGCGGCAGCCCGAGCATGAGGTCGCGGATGAGGCCGCCACCCATTCCGATCATGATGCCGATGATCGCCACACCCAGCCAGTCGAGGCGGCGCTGCCCCTGAAAGCCGGAGGCGAACATCGCGCCCTGGATGCCGCCGAGCCCTACGCCCAGCAGATCTGCCCACAGCGGGATGATGAAGGTCGGTTCGGTCACCCGTCCATTGTCCCCTGGTCGAGGGATAATCATTGAGTGCCCACCTATCGAGACGAAGCGGTGATCCTGCGCACCCACAAGCTGGGTGAAGCGGACCGCATCGTCACGATGCTCTCGCGACGCAACGGCAAGATCCGAGCCGTGGCCAAAGGTGTGCGGCGCACCTCGTCGAAGTTCGGCTCGCGGCTCGAGCCGTTCATGGTCGCCGACGTGCAGCTGTACCAGGGACGCTCGCTCGACATCGTGCAGCAGGCCGAATCGCTGGGCGCGTACGGCGCCGACATCGCCGTCGACTACGAGCGCTTCACGGCGGCCAGCGCCATGGTCGAGACCGCCGACCGTCTCAACGAGGCTGAGGCCACGTCGGAGCAGTACCTGCTGCTGGTGGGCGGGCTGCGCTCGCTCTCCCGCGGTGAGCATGCCGCGCGCAGCATCCTCGACTCCTATCTGCTGCGCGTGATGGCGCTCTCCGGCTGGGCTCCCGCCCTCGATGACTGTGCGCGCTGCGCGGCGTCGGGCCCGCATGCATACTTCGGCGCTCCGCTGGGCGGCTCGGTGTGCGACTCCTGCGCCCCGGCCGGCAGCCCGCGCATCGCGGCATCCTCCCTCGCCCTGCTGCGCGCGCTGATGGGCGGCGATTGGGTGACGATCGACGCCGCATCCCACCGCGACCTGAGCGCGGCATCCGGCGTCGTCGCCGCCTACGCGCAGTTCCACCTCGAACGGGGCATCCGCTCACTCGAGCACGTGACCGACCCGCAGCCCTTCCAAGGAGTCAGGTGACCAAGCCGTACACGCACAAGGACGCCGTGCCGTTCCGCCCCCTCGACTGGACGGGCAAGACGCCACCGCAGTTCCCCGCAGTGCCGAACCACGTCGCTATCGTCATGGACGGCAACGGCCGCTGGGCGAACCGCCGGGGTCTCAGCCGGATCGAGGGGCACAAGGCCGGTGAGGAGGTGCTACTCGACGTCGTCGCCGGCGCCATCCAGGCCGGCGTCAAGCATCTCTCGGTGTACGCCTTCTCGACCGAGAACTGGGCACGGTCACCCGAAGAGGTGCGGTTCCTGATGGGCTACAACCGCGACGTGCTGCACCGCCGCCGCGACCAGCTCAATGAGTGGGGTGTGCGGGTGCGCTGGGCCGGCCGCAAACCGCGGCTGTGGGGCTCCGTGATCAAAGAGCTGCAGTTCGCCGAGCAGCTCACCCGTGACAACGACGTGCTCACGCTGACGATGTGCGTCAACTACGGCGGACGTGTCGAGCTGGTCGACGCCATGCGTGCCATGGCCGAAGACGTCAAGGCAGGGCGCCTGCGGCCAAGCGCCATCACCGAGAAGCAGATCCGCAAGCACCTCTACGTGCCGGACATGCCCGACGTCGACCTGTTCCTTCGGAGCTCGGGCGAGCAGCGCAC from Microbacterium sp. H1-D42 carries:
- a CDS encoding TRIC cation channel family protein, with product MTEPTFIIPLWADLLGVGLGGIQGAMFASGFQGQRRLDWLGVAIIGIMIGMGGGLIRDLMLGLPPATLQNNWYLVTAAGAALFGMLLAGVFNRINTFIVVLDAIVIGMFGAFGVSKAIAFGVPIVPAVFIGVCAAVGGGVLRDMLMGLPVAIMHVGSLYAVAAGVGCTFIVVVHAFGMNITLAAVIGIVVTAVIRVLSVVLDVSLPEQRRLYRRKVAAETGMIPIIKQP
- a CDS encoding isoprenyl transferase; the protein is MTKPYTHKDAVPFRPLDWTGKTPPQFPAVPNHVAIVMDGNGRWANRRGLSRIEGHKAGEEVLLDVVAGAIQAGVKHLSVYAFSTENWARSPEEVRFLMGYNRDVLHRRRDQLNEWGVRVRWAGRKPRLWGSVIKELQFAEQLTRDNDVLTLTMCVNYGGRVELVDAMRAMAEDVKAGRLRPSAITEKQIRKHLYVPDMPDVDLFLRSSGEQRTSNFLLWQSAYAEMVFLDTLWPDFSREELWRSIGIYLDRDRRFGGAVDTPDAAS
- the era gene encoding GTPase Era; the encoded protein is MTEDNEKTRSGFVTFVGRPNVGKSTLTNALVGEKIAITSEKPQTTRRAIRGILNRPDGQLVIVDTPGIHKPRTLLGERLNHLVEQVLGDVDVIGFCVPATEKVGPGDRRIAASLDGYGRAKKVAIVTKTDAADKDSIMERLMEVDSLREDWAAVIPLSALTRDQLDVLADQMLQLMPIGPRLYEDGVVTDESDEDRIAEMIREAALEGVRDELPHSIAVVIDDVAPREDSDLTDVYASIVVERDSQKAIIIGHKGSRLRDVGARARAGIEELLGTRVFLKLHVKVAKEWQRDPKQLGRLGF
- a CDS encoding hemolysin family protein; this translates as MTPAILLAAAVLLVAFGGLMAAVDAAFSVSSTSDLEAMASEGRNAAALQRIAEDPAPHVNAVAFMRVLAETTAAVLVTVALDSLLPSIWWAMLAAAVLMTGITFVLVGASPRSFGRLHAARMLRSWAPVVRGMRILLGPLAQALVNAGQRVTPGAGRSSFASEEQLLSMVDEAASNALIEADDRDLIHSVFDFTDQFVRAVMVPRTEMMTVDAAATTTEAMDLFLRTGVSRMPVVDGDADDVVGVLYLKDLVQFAYRDESAWRGRPVRPIARPPVFVPESMRAESLLQQMKRDAVHVCMVIDEHGGISGLVTLEDLIEELVGEIADEYDRGPAEFVDLGDGRYKVNARLPVEDVGDLFGLELDDEDVDSIGGLLGKALGQIPQPGATATVEGLVLTGGASRGRGRGIATVFVERAPFTMEIDDRDGGQRDD
- the ybeY gene encoding rRNA maturation RNase YbeY yields the protein MMIEINNESAIEIDETVLQRLTDFNLAQLNVSPDAEVAIVLVDEGAMESLHVQWMDEPGPTDVLSFPMDELRPGTPDHPTEAGLLGDIVLCPQVAEAQAQTAGHTLMDELILLTTHGLLHLLGFDHAEPDEEREMFGLQKSLIEGFAQVERRR
- the leuA gene encoding 2-isopropylmalate synthase; amino-acid sequence: MKNTQKPSSMPVHKYRPFHEQIVFDLPDRTWPSKRITEAPRWCAVDLRDGNQALIDPMSPERKRVMFELLVGMGYKEIEVGFPSASQTDFDFVRQLIEEDLIPDDVTIQVLTQAREHLIARTYESIVGAKQAIVHFYNSTSVLQREVVFRSDREGVKQIALEGARLCKQYEKTVPDTDVYYEYSPESYTGTELEYAVEVCNEVLEILQPTPDRKVIINLPATVEMATPNVYADSIEWMHRRLAHRENVILSLHPHNDRGTAVAAAELGYLAGADRIEGCLFGNGERTGNVDLVALGINMFTQGIDPQIDFSDVDQVKRTVEYCNQLPVPERSPWAGDLVFTAFSGSHQDAIKKGFEAMAAEAEAKGVTVDEIEWAVPYLPVDPKDLGRSYEAVIRVNSQSGKGGVAYLLKADHSLDLPRKLQIEFSGVVQAKTDAEGGEVTSEQIWSIFNDEYLPADDHADKWGRFELLGTQTRSDMSGEVSLDVVIRDGDESVATAGTGNGPIAAFIEILRERGFDISLYDYVEHTMSSGGDAQAAAYVELQVDDQRLWGVGIDGDISTASLKAIVSCVNRSIRTREAAGELAAV
- the recO gene encoding DNA repair protein RecO — encoded protein: MPTYRDEAVILRTHKLGEADRIVTMLSRRNGKIRAVAKGVRRTSSKFGSRLEPFMVADVQLYQGRSLDIVQQAESLGAYGADIAVDYERFTAASAMVETADRLNEAEATSEQYLLLVGGLRSLSRGEHAARSILDSYLLRVMALSGWAPALDDCARCAASGPHAYFGAPLGGSVCDSCAPAGSPRIAASSLALLRALMGGDWVTIDAASHRDLSAASGVVAAYAQFHLERGIRSLEHVTDPQPFQGVR